AAGGAAAAGCATATCCACTGAATATTGTCCCAAAGCCGAACGCCGCCACGAGGAGGGAAGAATTCCCAGTCGCCATGTTTCAGTTTTCTATGTTGAAGAGAtgatataactatttattatacCTGACGTTACTTTGCCGTTATAAAATTACTTATAGTCATTATTAGTTATACCGTAATTTCTCATTTGATAGTATTAATAATACCCCCACGTGCTGTCTTAGGGAGATTACTTGTTTTTAAGCGCCTTGGCGCAATAGGCGCTAAAAAAGCTCCAAGGTGCTTATAGAATATAACCGAAACTCCATGTTAATAGACGCTAAGCGTTTCGCAGACGAAATCgatgaaaacaatgttatttggTAGGGTGGTagcataattgttttataatgttaatgtGTGTTTATAATGTTAACCTGAGAATGCTAATGTCAACTGAGGTGTCTATGTAATATTTGTAAAGCATTAAAAACAGATATGATGAGTTTATATTATTGACTGATATCAACTACAAATaagaatgtgtgttttttaatatatttctttacctTAATGATTTGCTTCTTGTGATTGACTGAAAAGAAATTGGACGGTATGGATTTTTctaaaaacgaaaataaaatattgaaattgtgcCAAGATTAAACAAACCAGTTCACGCCATGAAAAGTTCTAGCACAATATCTTACAAACTAGAAACATGATATAAGGCTTCAGAGcttttttaaaatgctttcaTGTGTGTAGAATATAAATAACGAAACTCTTCGTAATgctaaaatgaaaacagaaattTATTTACGATAAAACATGCCTACTGCCATCTGGTCTCGACATATCTTAattgaaaagtattttataatactAATTAAATGTAGAATGAACACTGTCTTGGTATTTTACTTTGTTATGGCATTGGTAACCTGTCAGTTTGTCCGCGCGCAATCCGTTAATAATAGTTTTGCCGACATCCAATTCATTTATGGATACTCTTTCAACGCTGCTCATAGGAGTTCCGTTATGGCACTAAGGTCTGCATAAAGAACATGTGTGTGAACTCCTCTTGTTCGCTAACGATTATCAAGTAGTCAAATtgtatagaaaaacaacaacaacaactaaaaatCATAATCTCGTGTGAATGGCGTTCATGTCCAGTTTCTtaaaaatgtatagtatttcaaaataagtaaagtaagcataaatacattaatatgtAGTATTTCTTTGCAAAATCAAATCATGAAAAGAAACAAAGCAGACTCTATTTTTCTTTATAGAACCACTTTATTAAATATCGGTTCAGGGTATTTTCGTGGTCTcggcatgtgtgtgtgtgtgtgtgtgtgtgtgcgtgcgtgtgtgtgtgtgtgtgtgtgtgtgtgcgtgcgtgcgtgcgtgcgcgggtgtgtgtgtgtgggggggggagGAGGTTCAATGTGCTTTAATAGCAATTAGGGTTTCCtgtaatatatgtttacatacactAATTTTCTGATCTTAttaatgaaatggaaataaCTGTCAGCCAACCGGCGATAGGAGGTGTTGCAGGTGTTGCACCAACCATTGCTGTCGATGGACAGTCTCAATCACACTGAGGCCGATGTCTTTTCATATCTTTTATGTATTCTGCCCTTGCGAAGATTCACAAAACcagaatgtttttgttttgctaCCGGTAAATTGCACAAGCATTAAAGTAAACGACCCCACTATGTTACTTCAAACTTTTATAGATTCTGTTCAAGTGCcaaattgatacaaaaaaaatctgaaaactACAAGGACAGGCACAATAGTcaaaaccctgtttagaggcgcAGAGTAAAGGCACAAACACCACTGAGAGAGATACACAAACGTGCAAATAGATCACACACGTATACGAAAGTAATACAcacgaaaaatatttttatgtttgtaaatatatgaaaaaaacacacaataatagtaataataatttgaaagaaaagaagaaatttACTTCGTCCGTTTTTCAACGCTTCAACTTAAGCACACTGGACACATATGGAGCATCGAGTGGTAAGTTTGCCATATCTTAGAAgtaatattacattattattcaaacataattCTAGTGATATGAAATATCAGAACAACAGAAAACAGCATTACCTATATGTAGTTTTTTTCAACTCGTTTCTCGTTCTATGCATAGTGCATACATATCATAACATATGGACAAAAAGTAGAACACTATGTTATATCAGATGATTTTAATATTGCCTATCTCTGTCATAAGGGTTTTGGAAGTATACCCTAtattagcgcactcgcttctcacctaggggCCCCGGACTCGATTCTAAgccttgggcgcatgtgagttagGTGTGTGGTCATCAAGCCGGTCGTAGCTTATTTCAAGCAgttaagtttcaatattttctcCTGTCCCGTTTTTCTCACACGGACTTTTACAACAAGTTCCGTTCCACCAAACAAGAATGTTATATCGTGATCAAGCTCAGACAGAGGAATGTCCCGCGGCAGCTCTAGCTCCAGCTTCCCGAGCAGCTCACAACCGGGGTCGGTCACGTACACGGGGTTCTCGGCTGTCGTACGGTATATGGGTGAGGTTGTCTTATATGCTGTAGGAATGAATTCCTGTGTTATTTGGAAGTCGATGGGAACATCCTTGTTTACGCGAACGAACACATCGAAACAGTTTCTGACCCACCATTTACCGTCGTCTTTATCGaagtattttttgtcttcaCTATGAATTTTAGCATCAAATATACCAATCCCACCAACACCACACGTGTATTTCATGACCCTTGATGTGATGATCGCTGGGTTGTGTCCAAACCTGACGGCTCCTTTCAGCACGACGAGACCCGCATCAGCAGGAACAATCAGACGCTTGTCTGGGATCTCACCCCTCAGCCTTTCCTGAACATACGTGCTCTCTCCGAAACCACCAACCACCACAATGGTCTGCACCGTTTTCAGTTTGGGCTCCTTTAGAATGCTCTTCAAGTGGTCAACGAGGTTATTAATAGGACCGTTAAACCAATCTTTAACGATATCAGGCTCAACTCGTAATTTATCGCCACCGTTCACAATAACTGAATTGCTATATTTGGAGGCTGCAAGTCTTTCTTCGAATTCCTGTCCTGTGATTTGCTTACAAAGGCTTCTAGTAGAAGTGCATATTCTAAACGTAACTTTGTCTTTCGACGttgatttgaaatttcttttctttgtttcaaaCTCACTGATGAGGTCAAAGAAGTCAGTCATTTCTTTCGTCCTAAGTTCAGTGATAACTTTTTCCCCGAGTATTTGTTCTAGGAATTTGAGATAGTTGTCGTCAACATAGATGCCACCCCATGGTCCTCCACTGGCCTTGTGGATCTCTTTCAGAGTACCGTCATCATTTTTCTCGTGGGCAGAAATGTCTGCAGTTCCACCTGAAATtgcatttcatgtttaaacaattcAGTGCAATTTCtgcataattttgttataaatatataaatattttgttagttATCAgaatacatatgaaaataaaagtcatcTTCCTCACCTCCAAGGTCAATGACCATATACTGAGTTCCGATCCCGGCCATTTTATGCTGTATGTCAACATCAAGCGCCTCACACCAGATCGAGGCTGCTTCCGGTTCAAGTGCTAGTTTAACTCGAGTTCCATCGAGGCCCGCCTGGAAAACGTTACGTGGTAAAACGAATTATAGAGTTATTCATGGTCTTCTATTTGTCGGCGTGTCGTACCATGCGGGGCAGTTAGATACTGTCTGACGAAATCCAGCCTCTTTATCAACATCGTCATTAATTAGTGATGTgatttatattatcaaaacagTTTGTGCATTTACACGCAGAAACAGACTAGCCATATTGACATTTTGtatcaatgtaaaaaaacattgtttttttcgGATATACCTTTAACAAATCAAAACCCTTTACCTCTTCGGCAGCCATTCTCATGAACTCCTTTGCATTGTCATCCCATATGGCGGGTACGGTGATAACGTAGTAAATGTCATTCTCTTTAATTCCATCAACCTGGTTCGCTAACGAATCTAGTAGATGTTTTTGTAGAAACTTGATTGCCatggaaaatatttccaaaGCTGGATAAGAATTGCCTTCCATATCCTTAACAGTGGTGGCTCTTGAAAGGTCCTTGATTAAAGATGtgtacattatttaaaacaaaatggctgttCACAATCCGCGTTTTTAAAAGTGTGTTATTATACATAATCATCTGAAATGGTATTAAGTTTGTGTGATATACACAATTTAGATATTTCAACAATCTGTCTATTACCAGtgataaattatcatatttattaacTTGTACCTTGTTGTTGTGCAGAACCATCTTAAATCGCCGGAAAAGTCTCCATCCTTTGTGTTCGCCATCTTCCGCTTTACTCGCATATCTGTCCTCAGCTTCAAACCCGAATGAATCAAACTTTCCGTCTGTATTAAGAAGCACGCTTGTCGATGTCTTGAGAGAGATCAGTTTGCCAGCCCCTCCCGAATACCAGTTGTGATTAGTTTGTACTTTGAGCGGGTCATCTCGGAAGGAAAACGCATAACCACTATATGTAGTCCCAAAATCGAACGCAGCAACCAGAAGATAGGACTGAAGTTTTGCAGCCACCGTTTCTGTAGGACTTTCAAGAAGATAGGAATGACTTTTCGCTGCTACCGTTTCTGTAGaacttttaaaaattgaaatgaaaatataaggtCATTTTTATACACTTCGAatttcaagttaaaataaatcagctTAGAGGTTAAACACAGGCGCAAGGAACTACTTCTTAGTTCTAGACTAAcggaatttaaaaaagaacattccTGAAAAGGTAATTAAGAATTGAAGCCGTGTCAACATTCGACAAAGCATTCAATGCTGATTCATCAAGTTATGGCAACGGCACACAATATAGTAACAGATTGTGTCTGAATGATCTTTTTAGTATGAtgttaatagaaaaaaatgacattgtcGACATACTAATCTTCAGTATCGGCGAGATTATAATTGACAGAAATGGTAATaactcaatatatatttaaacctCGAAAGGTAGTATGTTTTTTATTCAGAAGTCATCAAACAACTTTTATCATAGTTAACTTTTTTCTGATATGGAGTCTTTTATTGATTTGAGTCTAAATCGATCGTTTGAAAAATTTCGCCTGACCACCATTTTATGTTGATATCATTGCACACTGCACATTGTCTTTGTTCCACTTTGTTTTCTTCTTCATAGTTGTTAGCattatttctaacaataaaacacaaatgaaaacTTCTGAGACAGGTCCAGAGGTTTAATATTTAAcgaagatttattttaaaagcacatGGAAAATGCCTTGAAggcaacacatgacgcaaacAAAACGTATGAAAACGTGGACAGACGACACACGCATGAAAATGTGTTGGTTTTAGCGCATTGGAAAGGTCAGCGAAGCCAGGATGACAAATCACGTGATTTCAACGGGGTTCTCTCATGGATCAGCACGGGTCAAacccgatgtaaacaaacaagacaaGTGATGAAAACATTGCTTAGCCTATCGAAGACTTTGCTATACATTTATTCTGCTTCTActcttgtgaaatatttcagatttgcttgtatttttacAATGCGATCCTGGGCCAAAATTTAAACTTGACGGAATTTTGttgaacgatgcaacgctgtgtgcgctatgaaattttatcaaagaaaagCATCGGAAATTTACAagcaaatcttaaatattttacacgtgtagaagcagaaaatagcgtagtcttttataggccaagaaatattcttatataaaaaagtGTATATTTCTCCGAGTGAGCACCCAAAGCTAAACTTcaccaaatgataaaaaagctaTATTTTTCCGAATGAGCACCCAGAGCAAAGCTAAACTTCACCAAATGATCAACAGCAACTATATTTATCCGAGTGAGCACCCAAAGCTAAGTTGTACGACG
The sequence above is drawn from the Mya arenaria isolate MELC-2E11 chromosome 14, ASM2691426v1 genome and encodes:
- the LOC128216919 gene encoding heat shock 70 kDa protein 12A-like; this translates as MGGYLSKSSTSSTETVAAKSHSYLLESPTETVAAKLQSYLLVAAFDFGTTYSGYAFSFRDDPLKVQTNHNWYSGGAGKLISLKTSTSVLLNTDGKFDSFGFEAEDRYASKAEDGEHKGWRLFRRFKMVLHNNKDLSRATTVKDMEGNSYPALEIFSMAIKFLQKHLLDSLANQVDGIKENDIYYVITVPAIWDDNAKEFMRMAAEEAGLDGTRVKLALEPEAASIWCEALDVDIQHKMAGIGTQYMVIDLGGGTADISAHEKNDDGTLKEIHKASGGPWGGIYVDDNYLKFLEQILGEKVITELRTKEMTDFFDLISEFETKKRNFKSTSKDKVTFRICTSTRSLCKQITGQEFEERLAASKYSNSVIVNGGDKLRVEPDIVKDWFNGPINNLVDHLKSILKEPKLKTVQTIVVVGGFGESTYVQERLRGEIPDKRLIVPADAGLVVLKGAVRFGHNPAIITSRVMKYTCGVGGIGIFDAKIHSEDKKYFDKDDGKWWVRNCFDVFVRVNKDVPIDFQITQEFIPTAYKTTSPIYRTTAENPVYVTDPGCELLGKLELELPRDIPLSELDHDITFLFGGTELVVKVRVRKTGQEKILKLNCLK